The Streptomyces puniciscabiei genomic interval TGACCGCGGCGGCGGCCGGCGTGAGGAGACGCTGCACCTCGGCGGCGTCCTCGGCCTCCCGGGCCTTGACGGCGGCCGCGACCATCTCGCCGAGCCGGATCTTGTCGTCGTAACTCCCGCCCCCGGCGCGACGGTTGGCTTCGGCGAGTTCACGCATGTCCGCGTTCTCGGCCATCACCAGGTGCAGGACGGCGTCCTCGACGTGCGTGGCCTTGACGTTGTACTCGACCTTGCCGTCCAGCTCCCGCAGCCGCTCCAGGTAGTGGTCGGCCCGCTCGCCGAGCACCTGGGTGACCGCGTCGTCGTCGGCGGCGACGCTGCCGAAGCGCATGGGCAGGATGCAGCCGGCCGCGCCGGACTCGGCGAGCACGTTCTGGTGCGCGAGCAGGTCCCGGCGCTTGGGGCGCAGGTCCTCGGGGGCGTCGCTGACCACGGCGGCCAGCTCCCCGGCCGTGAGCACCCGTACCGGCCGGGGCGGCTCTCCCACGCCGGTCATGCCCTCGGGCAGGGCCGGATGCGCGCGGTTGGTGATCCCGTAGACGTACGTGCTCACTCCTGCTCCTCCTTACGGCGCGCCGGAGCCTTGCGGGGCCGCGGCCGGGACTCGCCCTCCGCTTCCTGACGTGCCTGGTTGAAGGCGTCGGAAATGGTCTGCGCGGCGCCGGACAGCGCACCCTTGGACTTGCCGCGGGCGCCGGACTCGGTGACCTCGCCGACCAGCTCGGGCAGTCCGGGGCTCTTGTGCGGACCGGCCTCCAGGTCGAGGCGGTTGCAGGCCTCGGCGAAGCGCAGATACGTGTCGACGCTGGCCACGACGACCCGCACGTCGATCTTCAGGATCTCGATCCCGACCAGGGAGACACGCACGAACGCGTCGATCACGAGTCCCCTGTCGAGGACCAGCTCAAGCACGTCGTAGAGGCCGCTGCTGCCGCCTCCGCCTCCGGTCTGCTGTGCCGGAACAACAGTCATGCCGGCGATTCCTCCTCCTGAGTAGTCGGTACGCGGTGCGGGCCCTGGACACGCGCGGTGCCTATCGGCCCCGCGGGTCGGCCCTTCCGCGTTCGTAGCGGCGGACACGCCGGTATCCGGCGAGCTGTCCGTCCTGGTCGAGGTCGACCTGGTAGCTCGCCATCAGGCTCATCGTGTCGGGTACCCGCGCCAGTTCCAGGACCTCGACCTCCAGCGACCAGCCGTCCTCCGTCTGCTCGAACGAGGACACCGACTCCGGCGAGAGGCCGGTCAGTTCGGCGAGCTGGGCGCGCGCCTGGCGCAGCACCTCCATGGGCGTCGGACGCTGGTCGTCCACCGTGTTTTCTGTGTTGCTGTGAGAGTCATGAGAATCATGTGACTCCCGTGAACTCTGTGACTGGGGCGTGTTCTTTGTGTTCGACATGGCCACCTCTCCCCTGCGTGTGGCCGCCACATCCTTGGCCAAACCTCTGGCAGCCCTCGCCTGTCGCGGTCCGGCCGTCAGGCCTGGCCGGAGGGGGTACGTGTATTAGCCATCCAGCGCCGCGAGACGACGGCGGGCGGACTCGAGGGACCGGCCGCGGCTCGGCAGACCGGCCCAGGGGTTCGTGTGCGCCTGGTCCACGGCGTCCGCGATCGTCCAGTGGCGGGCGTCGGTGCCGGGATCGTCCACCTGTTCCCAGGCTAGGGGCACCGCGACGGGCGCGCCCGGCAGGGCCCGGACGGCGTAGGGGGCGACAGCGGTCTGCGCGTAGGCGTTGCGCTGCACGTCGAGGTAGAGCCGGTCGCCACGGTCCCGCTTGCGGGAGGCGGTGGTGAGCCGGTCCGGATGCCGGCACTCGGCCAGCCGTGCCACGCCCTGGGCGAACTGGCGCACCTCGTCGAAGTCGTGGCGTCCGTCGAGCGGGACCACGAGATGGAGGCCGCGCGAGCCGGTGGTCATGGCCGCGGCGGGCAGCCCCAGCTCCTCCAGCAGCTCCCTGAGCCAACCTGCCGCCTCGCGCACCCGGGCGAAGTCGTCGCCGGGAGGATCGAGGTCGAGGACGAGCCGGTCGGGGTGGTCCGGGCCGCCGGCGCGGTCGGTGCGCGAGAGCCACCGGTGCATGGTGAGGCAGGCCTGGTCGGCGAGGTAGACGAGGGTGGCGGTGTCGTCGCACACGGCATGCGTGACCGTGCCGCCCTCCTTGGGGACCTCGACGCGGGTGATCCAGTCCGGATAGTGCTCAGGGACGTTCTTCTGCATGAAGCGCTGCCCGTCGAGCCCGTCCGGATACCGCTCCAGCATCAGCGGACGGCCTCTCAGGTGCGGCACCATGTACGGCGCCACGGACCGGTAGTAGTCGGCGAGGTCGCCCTTGGTGTACTCCTCGGCGCCGGCGCCGCCCGGGAAGAGCACCTTCCCGGGCCGCCGGACCTCCACCGTGCGGCGGCCCGCCCGTATGCTCCGGGCGTCCGCGTCGGTCATCGCACGACCGCCTCCTCCACCAGCAGCCTGGCGGCCGCCGCGATGCCCACGGCGTCGATGCCGGCCGCGTGCAGCTGCTCGTCCGGTGCGGCCGAGCCCGGCATGGTGCGCACCGCGAGCCGGACCAGCCGGGGCACGGGCCGGCCGTCGGCGAAGGCCTCCGCGACGGCGTCGCCGACGCCGCCCTCGGCACGGTGGTCCTCCACGGTGAGCAGACAGCCGGTCTCCTCCGCGGCCCGCTGCAGGGTCTCCGCGTCGGCGGGCTTGACGGAGTACAGGTCGATCACCCGCACCGGGATGCCGTCCGCGGCGAGCCGGTCCGCCGCGGCGAGCGCCTCGGGCACGGTGACCCCGGCCGCGACGACCGTCAGCCGGTCCTCCTCGCTGGAGCGCAGCGTCTTGCTGCCGCCCACCGGGAACTCCTCGTCGGGGCCGTAGATCACCGGGGTCTTGCCGCGCGAGGTGCGCAGGTAGCGGATGCCGTCGAGGCCGGCCATGGCCGCGACCAGCCGGGCGGTCTGGTTGGCGTCGCACGGGTACAGCACGGTCGAGCCGTACACGGACCGGAACATCGCCAGGTCCTCCAGGCCCATCTGGGAGGGCCCGTCCTGGCCGATCGCGACACCGGCGTGCGAGCCGACCAGGTTGATGCCGGAGCCGCTGATGGACGCCATCCGCACGAAGTCGTGGGCGCGGGTGAGGAACGCGGCGAACGTCGAGGCGTACGGCAGCCAGCCCCGCACCGCCATGCCGACGGCCGCCGCGACCAGCTGCTGTTCGGCGATGTAGCACTCGAAGAACCGGTCGGGATGGGCCTTGGCGAACTCCTCGGTGCGGGTGGAGTCGCCGACCTCGCCGTCCAGGGCGACGACATCGCCGCGCGCGCTGCCGAGCGCAGTGAGGGCCGCGCCGAAGGCGTCCCGGGTGGCGACCTCGTCACCCTTGTCGTAGCGCGGCAGTTGCAGCACCTCGGTGGTCAGGTCGCGCAGCGCGGCGGCGGCCGGCGGCTCGTGGACCCGGACGTGCAGCCGGCGCGGTCCGCCGAGCTCGGCGACGGCCTCCTCGGCGTCCGGGAGCGGCTTGCCGTGATGGCCCTCCAGGTCCTCGACGGCGGCGACGCCCTTGCCCTTGAGGGTGCGGGCGAGGATCACCACGGGCTGCCCGGCGGTGGACAGCGCCTCGCCGTAGGCCCGGTCGATCTTGTCGACGTCGTGGCCGTCGATCTCGACGGTGTGCCAGCCGAAGGCCTGGAAGCGGCGGGCGTAGGCGTCCAGGTCGTGACCGTGCCGGGTGGGGCCGCGCTGGCCGAGCCGGTTGACGTCCACGATCGCGATCAGGTTGTCCAGGTGCTCGTGTCCGGCGTGTTCGGCGGCCTCCCACACCGAGCCTTCCGCCAGCTCGCTGTCGCCGCACAGCACCCAGACCCGGTACCCGGTGCGCTCCAGGCGCTTGCCGGCGAGGGCGATGCCGACCCCGACCGGCAGGCCCTGCCCGAGGGATCCGGTGGCCGTCTCCACCCAGGGCAGCCGCCGGGGCGTCGGATGTCCCTCGAGCCGGCTGCCGAGCTTGCGGAAGGTGAGCAGCTCGCCGTCCTCGATGGCCCCGGCCGCCTTGTACGCGGCGTACAGCAGGGGTGTGGCGTGTCCCTTGGACAGCACGAAGCGGTCGTTGGCGGGATGTTCGGGGCGTTCGAAGTCGTAGCGCAGATGGTGGGCGAGCAGCACGGCCACCAGATCGGCGGCGGACATCGAGGACGTGGGGTGCCCGGATCCCGCGGCGGCGGACGCCCGCACGCTGTCCACGCGCAACTGCTGTCCCAGCTCGGCGAGTTCGGCGGTGTTCATGAGTCTCCTTGCGGTGAGTCGAGGGGTACGGCCCGCGGGTCACCCGGCGGCGGGGTCCGGGGGGTCGGTGCGCTTGACCGGGCCGGGGGCGGGGTGGTCCGGGGAGTCCGTGCGCCGGACGGGACCGGGGGCGGGGTGGTCTCCCCGCCCGGCGGCCGGCGGTTCGCCGTCAGGTCCCGCGTCGTCGGCCCGCGCCGCTTCTTCGGCCCGCTCCGGTCCCACCGCCCGCCCCGGCTCTTCCGCGCGCTCCGGCTCCTGCGCATGCTTCGGCTCCTGCCCCTGTTCCCGGCCGTCCGGCGGTTTCGGTCCGCCCGCCCCCTCCGGCCCGCCCGGGACGCGGGCCAGCTCCGGGGAGGCCGTGTCCAGGGGAACCGACCAGGACCGTACGAGGCCCAACTGGACGCCCTGGCGCGGCAGTACGGCGTCCAGCAGCCAGTCGGCGGCCACCCGGACACGGTTGCCGGGCAGCGCGGCCAGGTGGTAGCCGCGGGTGACCGCACCGGCCGCGGGTCCGGACAGCGGGACGCCGAACGGGTTGGCGGCGGCCCGCACCCCGCCGAGGTCGACCGCGAACCCCAGGTCGCGATGGCGGTACGCCCGCCGGCGACGGCCGAGACCGAGCGAGGCGGCCACGTTCTCCCCGGCCACCCGGCCCTGCCGCCACGCGTGCTGGGCCGTCATCGGCGTGAAGGACCCCGGCCGCTCCAGGTCCGGTACGGCGGCCGCGTCGCCACAGCCGAAAACGTCCGGCCGGCCCGGCGCCTGAAGGTACGGGTCGACGAGCAGCCGGCCCCGCTCCAGCGGCTGCCCGACCCCCTCCACCAGCGGATCGGGCCGCACCCCGACACACCACACCAGCGTCCGGGTGGCCACGAACTCGCCGTCGGTGAGCAGCACTCCGTCGTGCGTGGCCTCCTTCACCGACGTGCCCATCCGGACGTCCACACCGCGGGCGCGCAGCACCCGGTCGGCCGTGCGGGACAGCCGCCGGTCCAGCTCGGGCAGCACACGCTCCGCCACGTCCAGCAGGATCCAGCGGGGCCGTACCCCGCCGGGCAGCGTGTGCCGGCGGGCCAGCCGGTCGGTGAGCAGCTGCATCTGCGCGGCCACCTCGGTACCGGTGTAGCCGGCACCGACCACGACGAAGGTGCAGCGGGCCGCGCCGGCCTTCGGGTCGTCCTCGGTGGCGGCCAGCTCCACCTGCCGGGTCACGTGGTCGCGCAGGTACAGCGCCTCGGGCAGCCCGCGGAAACCGTGCGCGTGCTCGGCGACCCCGGGGATGGGCAGCAGCTTGTTGACGCTGCCGACGCTCAGCACCAGCCGGTCGTAGTCCAGGGTGCCGATGCGGCCCTCCGGGTCGGAGTAGTGCACCGTACGCCCGTCGAGGTCGACGTGGTCCGCCTCGCCGAGCACCATCCGCACCCCGTGCAGGGTGCCCGGCAGCGACACGGTGACCCTGCGGGCCTCCAGGATGCCGGCGGCGACCTGGGGCAGCAGCGGCAGATACAGGAAGTAGTCGGTCGGGTTCAGCAAGGTGACGTCGGCCCGGTGCCGGGTCAGCCGGGCCACTGTGCGGGCAGCCCGGTACCCGGCGAAACCGGCGCCGACGATCACTACGTGAGGTCGGCTCACGGTGCGCCTCCGGCGGTGTGGCTCGTCCGAGGTTTTCCGCGTAACCGGGGCCGGGGCACCCAAACGCCGGACGGGTCACCCGTACGCCGGTCGGAGCACCCGAACGCCGCGCCGCACCCGCGGCGTTTCGCCCGACCGGCACCGGTTACCCGGCCCGGAACCGGATCACACGGCAGCACCGGATCACACGGCAACGGCGTCGCCCGCGCGGAGGTTCTCCCATGCCCGAGTACGGCTATTTCCTGGCGAGCGAGGAGCACGACCCCGCAGCGCTCGTCGAGCAGGCCCGGATGGCCGAGCAGGCCGGCTTCCGGGCGCTGTGGATCTCCGACCACTTCCACCCGTGGAACGACGCGCAGGGGCAGAGCCCGTTCGTGTGGTCGGTGATCGGCGCCCTGTCGGAGGCGGTGTCGCTGCCCATCGAGACGGCGGTGACCTGTCCGACCGTGCGGATGCACCCGGCGGTGACGGCGCAGGCCGCGGCCACCAGCGCGGTGCTGACCGAGGGCCGTTTCCGGCTGGGCGTCGGCACGGGCGAGGCGCTCAACGAGCACATCCTCGGCGACCGCTGGCCCCCGCTGCACGTCCGCCTGGAGATGCTGGAGGAGGCCATCCAGGTCATGCGCCGGCTGTTCACCGGGGAGGAGGTCAACCACCACGGCACGCACTACACCGTGGAGAACGCCCGCCTCTACACCGTCCCCGAGGAGCCCGTCCCGATCGACATCTCCGGCTTCGGGCCGAAGGCGACGTCGCTCGCCGCCCGGGTGGGCGACGGGTACATCACGATGACGCCTCAGGAGGAGATGGTCACGCAGTTCCGCAAGGGCGGGGGCGGGGCGAAGCCGGTCAGCGGCGGCACGAAGGTCTGTTACGGCACCGATCGCGAGGAGTGCGTCCGCACGGTGCGCTCCCTCTGGTACAACGAGCTGCTGCCCGGGGAGATGGGTCAGGTGCTGCCGTCGCCGCGGCACTTCGAGCAGCTGCGGGAGCTGGTCACCGAGGACATGGTCCGTGAGAACGTCGTGTGCGGGGACGATGCCGACCAGCATGTGTCCGCGCTGCGGGCCTTCGCCGACGCCGGGTTCGACCGGGTGTACGTGAACCAGATCGGGGCGGATCAGAGGGGGTTCTTCGACTTCTACCGGGCGAAGGTGCTGCCGCAGCTCGGGTGACTTCAGGCCCTGTGTTCCGGGTGTTCCGGCGTGCCGGGCGGCTCCTTCGGTATCGGCGGGTACGGCACCCCGAGGCCGCTCGGCGGCCCTGCCGGTGGGCTGCCGCCGATGACGCGGCCCGGAGGCGAGGGGTGGCTGTGCTTCGGGTGGGCCGCGCCCCGCAGGACGTAGGCCAGCGCTGCCATGACCGCCGCGGTGATCAGGGCGGCACCCCAGTCGGGCAGGGCGGTCGCCAGAGCCAGGCCCACCGCGACGGTGAGCGCGGCGCCCGCGTACAGGGCGGCGGCGCCGGAAGCGGCGTAGAGCGTGGCGGTGCGGCGCTGCTTGCGGGTCTGCTCGCGCAGTTCGTCGCGCACCGTCTCGCGTGCCACCTGTGCCAGCTCGTCGACCAGCTGCTTGTCCAGATGTTCCAGGTGATCCAAACGGTCCATACCCTGCGGGTACCCGGCGGACACGGCGGGTAACGCGGGCGCCCTGCACGGCCCGGGCCGCCCCAACTAGGCTCGGGCGCATGGAGATTCTGGGCGCCTCGCTGCGCATCTGCGTAGACGACCTCGACACCGCGATCCCCTTCTACGAGCGGCTGGCGGGCGGCAGAGCCCTGCGCTTCGAGCGCGGCGGGGTCCAAGTCGCCGCGATCGGCTCCTTTCTGCTGATGAGCGGACCGGAGGCGGAACTGGAGGTGCTGCGCAAGGTGGCGGCCACCATCGCCGTGGAGGACGTGGACGAGGCGCACCGGCTGCTGACCGGCCTCGGCGCCC includes:
- a CDS encoding GvpL/GvpF family gas vesicle protein, coding for MSTYVYGITNRAHPALPEGMTGVGEPPRPVRVLTAGELAAVVSDAPEDLRPKRRDLLAHQNVLAESGAAGCILPMRFGSVAADDDAVTQVLGERADHYLERLRELDGKVEYNVKATHVEDAVLHLVMAENADMRELAEANRRAGGGSYDDKIRLGEMVAAAVKAREAEDAAEVQRLLTPAAAAVSTGPESTGWLVNVSFLVARDTAEDFLAMVEQVRENNPHLDLRVNGPLPPYSFVEPGPAQPAGTTAGADTGVQ
- a CDS encoding gas vesicle structural protein GvpA, whose product is MTVVPAQQTGGGGGSSGLYDVLELVLDRGLVIDAFVRVSLVGIEILKIDVRVVVASVDTYLRFAEACNRLDLEAGPHKSPGLPELVGEVTESGARGKSKGALSGAAQTISDAFNQARQEAEGESRPRPRKAPARRKEEQE
- a CDS encoding gas vesicle protein; this encodes MSNTKNTPQSQSSRESHDSHDSHSNTENTVDDQRPTPMEVLRQARAQLAELTGLSPESVSSFEQTEDGWSLEVEVLELARVPDTMSLMASYQVDLDQDGQLAGYRRVRRYERGRADPRGR
- the ligD gene encoding non-homologous end-joining DNA ligase — translated: MTDADARSIRAGRRTVEVRRPGKVLFPGGAGAEEYTKGDLADYYRSVAPYMVPHLRGRPLMLERYPDGLDGQRFMQKNVPEHYPDWITRVEVPKEGGTVTHAVCDDTATLVYLADQACLTMHRWLSRTDRAGGPDHPDRLVLDLDPPGDDFARVREAAGWLRELLEELGLPAAAMTTGSRGLHLVVPLDGRHDFDEVRQFAQGVARLAECRHPDRLTTASRKRDRGDRLYLDVQRNAYAQTAVAPYAVRALPGAPVAVPLAWEQVDDPGTDARHWTIADAVDQAHTNPWAGLPSRGRSLESARRRLAALDG
- a CDS encoding transketolase, with protein sequence MNTAELAELGQQLRVDSVRASAAAGSGHPTSSMSAADLVAVLLAHHLRYDFERPEHPANDRFVLSKGHATPLLYAAYKAAGAIEDGELLTFRKLGSRLEGHPTPRRLPWVETATGSLGQGLPVGVGIALAGKRLERTGYRVWVLCGDSELAEGSVWEAAEHAGHEHLDNLIAIVDVNRLGQRGPTRHGHDLDAYARRFQAFGWHTVEIDGHDVDKIDRAYGEALSTAGQPVVILARTLKGKGVAAVEDLEGHHGKPLPDAEEAVAELGGPRRLHVRVHEPPAAAALRDLTTEVLQLPRYDKGDEVATRDAFGAALTALGSARGDVVALDGEVGDSTRTEEFAKAHPDRFFECYIAEQQLVAAAVGMAVRGWLPYASTFAAFLTRAHDFVRMASISGSGINLVGSHAGVAIGQDGPSQMGLEDLAMFRSVYGSTVLYPCDANQTARLVAAMAGLDGIRYLRTSRGKTPVIYGPDEEFPVGGSKTLRSSEEDRLTVVAAGVTVPEALAAADRLAADGIPVRVIDLYSVKPADAETLQRAAEETGCLLTVEDHRAEGGVGDAVAEAFADGRPVPRLVRLAVRTMPGSAAPDEQLHAAGIDAVGIAAAARLLVEEAVVR
- a CDS encoding NAD(P)/FAD-dependent oxidoreductase produces the protein MSRPHVVIVGAGFAGYRAARTVARLTRHRADVTLLNPTDYFLYLPLLPQVAAGILEARRVTVSLPGTLHGVRMVLGEADHVDLDGRTVHYSDPEGRIGTLDYDRLVLSVGSVNKLLPIPGVAEHAHGFRGLPEALYLRDHVTRQVELAATEDDPKAGAARCTFVVVGAGYTGTEVAAQMQLLTDRLARRHTLPGGVRPRWILLDVAERVLPELDRRLSRTADRVLRARGVDVRMGTSVKEATHDGVLLTDGEFVATRTLVWCVGVRPDPLVEGVGQPLERGRLLVDPYLQAPGRPDVFGCGDAAAVPDLERPGSFTPMTAQHAWRQGRVAGENVAASLGLGRRRRAYRHRDLGFAVDLGGVRAAANPFGVPLSGPAAGAVTRGYHLAALPGNRVRVAADWLLDAVLPRQGVQLGLVRSWSVPLDTASPELARVPGGPEGAGGPKPPDGREQGQEPKHAQEPERAEEPGRAVGPERAEEAARADDAGPDGEPPAAGRGDHPAPGPVRRTDSPDHPAPGPVKRTDPPDPAAG
- a CDS encoding LLM class F420-dependent oxidoreductase, which codes for MPEYGYFLASEEHDPAALVEQARMAEQAGFRALWISDHFHPWNDAQGQSPFVWSVIGALSEAVSLPIETAVTCPTVRMHPAVTAQAAATSAVLTEGRFRLGVGTGEALNEHILGDRWPPLHVRLEMLEEAIQVMRRLFTGEEVNHHGTHYTVENARLYTVPEEPVPIDISGFGPKATSLAARVGDGYITMTPQEEMVTQFRKGGGGAKPVSGGTKVCYGTDREECVRTVRSLWYNELLPGEMGQVLPSPRHFEQLRELVTEDMVRENVVCGDDADQHVSALRAFADAGFDRVYVNQIGADQRGFFDFYRAKVLPQLG
- a CDS encoding phage holin family protein, whose protein sequence is MDRLDHLEHLDKQLVDELAQVARETVRDELREQTRKQRRTATLYAASGAAALYAGAALTVAVGLALATALPDWGAALITAAVMAALAYVLRGAAHPKHSHPSPPGRVIGGSPPAGPPSGLGVPYPPIPKEPPGTPEHPEHRA
- a CDS encoding VOC family protein codes for the protein MEILGASLRICVDDLDTAIPFYERLAGGRALRFERGGVQVAAIGSFLLMSGPEAELEVLRKVAATIAVEDVDEAHRLLTGLGARIIAGPVPTPVGRNLLAMHPDGSVFEYVDQRG